A single genomic interval of Rhodopseudomonas palustris harbors:
- a CDS encoding AraC family transcriptional regulator, giving the protein MPVQSVVSVFDPDLTHLPAVAHRLHFSDHESEVPLHVHRKGQLILALHGAVTCTAGNEIWIVPPNCGVWIPGGVPHSARATANAQLNYLFVEPEAANLPGSSCTLAISPLIREMVERLAEERADYLADSHAARIARVLLDELADMPRERFNLPISSHPKIRAIADALTAEPSDRRTLSDWAKQVAMSERSLARLLIRETGLTFGRWRQQLHLVVALRELASGEAVQNVAAGLGYESVNAFITMFKKALGSTPAQYFAQRHAPTKAGSDEQKRV; this is encoded by the coding sequence ATGCCCGTGCAATCTGTCGTTTCCGTTTTTGACCCCGACCTGACGCATCTGCCGGCCGTCGCCCACAGGCTGCATTTCTCGGACCATGAGTCTGAGGTGCCGTTGCACGTGCATCGGAAGGGGCAGCTGATCCTCGCCCTGCACGGAGCCGTCACCTGCACGGCCGGCAATGAGATCTGGATTGTGCCGCCCAACTGCGGGGTATGGATTCCTGGCGGCGTGCCTCACAGCGCGCGTGCCACTGCCAATGCCCAGCTCAACTACCTGTTCGTCGAGCCGGAGGCGGCGAACCTGCCCGGCTCCAGTTGCACGCTGGCGATTTCTCCGCTGATACGAGAAATGGTCGAGCGTCTAGCAGAGGAGCGTGCGGATTATCTCGCAGACAGCCATGCGGCCCGAATTGCGCGGGTGCTGCTGGACGAACTCGCTGACATGCCGCGAGAGCGGTTCAACCTGCCAATTTCCAGCCATCCCAAGATCCGGGCGATCGCCGACGCCCTGACAGCCGAGCCATCCGACCGCAGGACCTTGAGCGATTGGGCAAAGCAAGTCGCGATGAGTGAAAGATCATTGGCGCGGCTGCTGATCCGCGAGACGGGTCTGACGTTCGGACGCTGGCGACAGCAACTCCACCTCGTGGTTGCCCTCCGGGAACTCGCCAGCGGCGAAGCGGTGCAGAATGTTGCGGCCGGACTTGGCTACGAGTCGGTCAACGCCTTCATCACCATGTTCAAGAAGGCGCTTGGAAGCACTCCCGCTCAGTACTTCGCGCAGCGTCACGCCCCCACGAAAGCGGGATCGGATGAGCAGAAGCGTGTTTGA